CCTGCAGGTGCTGGGCATCTGTTCGGCGCTCGCGGTGACCTCCTCGCTGAAGGTGGCGCTGGTGATGGCCATCGCCGTGACGCTGGTGACCGCCTTCTCGTCGATGTTCATCTCGATGCTGCGCAACCAGATCCCGAGCTCGATCCGGATCATCGTGCAGATGGTCATCATCGCCTCGCTGGTGATCGTGGTGGACCAGCTGCTCAAGGCCTATGCCTACGAGATCTCGAAGACCCTGTCGGTCTTCGTCGGCCTGATCATCACGAACTGCATCGTGATGGGTCGCGCCGAGGCCTTCGCCATGAGCAATCCGCCGGTGGCGAGCTTCGTCGACGGCATCGGCAACGGCGCGGGCTATGGTCTGATCCTGATGGTCGTCGGCGTGATCCGCGAGCTCTTCGGCTCGGGCTCGCTGTTCGGCGTCACCATCCTGCCGACCGTCAACAACGGCGGCTGGTACGTGCCGAACGGCCTGCTGCTGCTGCCGCCCTCGGCCTTCTTCGTCATCGGCCTGCTGATCTGGGCGATCCGCACCTGGAAGCCCGGCCAGGTCGAAGAGCGTGAATACAAGATCCAGAGCGTGGAGGCGCACTGATGGAAGGTCTCATCTCTCTCGCGGTCAAGGCGGTTTTCGTCGAGAACCTTGCCCTGTCCTTCTTCCTGGGGATGTGTACCTTCATCGCCGTGTCGAAGAAGATCTCGACCGCCATGGGTCTTGGCGTCTCGGTGATGATCGTGCAGGCGATCACCGTGCCCGCCAACAACCTGATCCTGACCTACCTGCTGGCGCCCGGCGCGCTGGCATGGGCGGGCTTCCCGGACATCGACCTGACCTTCCTCGGCCTCATCTCCTACATCGGGGTGATCGCCGCGCTGGTGCAGATCCTCGAGATGGTGCTCGATAAGTACTTCCCGCCGCTCTACAACGCGCTCGGCGTCTACCTGCCGCTGATCACGGTGAACTGCGCCATCCTCGGTGGCTCGCTGTTCATGGTGGAACGGAACTACGACTTTGCCGAAAGCCTCACCTACGGCGTGTCGTCCGGCTTCGGCTGGGCGCTGGCGATCACCGCGATGGCCGGTGTGCGCGAGAAGCTGAAGTACTCGGACATTCCCGTCGGTCTTCAGGGTCTTGGCATCACCTTCATCACCGCGGGCCTGATGGCCATGGCCTTCATGTCCTTCAGCGGCGTGAAACTCTGAGGCAGGAGGACTAGGAACACATGGAAACTTTCAGCCTCGGCGTCATCCTCTTCACCCTGATCGTGATCGCGCTGGTGACCATCATCCTGATGGCGCGCGCACGTCTGGTGTCGACGGGCAACGTCAACATCACCATCAACGGCGAGAAGACTATCTCGGTCCCGGCCGGCGGCAAGCTGCTGCAGACCCTCGCCGGCCAGAAGCTCTTCGTGCCCTCCGCCTGCGGCGGCGGCGGCACCTGCGCGCAGTGCCGGGTGCGGGTCCATTCGGGCGGCGGGTCGATCCTGCCCACCGAAGAGAGCCACATCACCAAGCGCGAGGCCGCCTGCGGCGACCGCCTGTCCTGCCAGGTCGCGGTCAAGCAGGACATGGAGATCGAGGTCCCCGAAGAGGTCTTCGGCGTGAAGAAGTGGGAATGCGAGGTCATTTCCAACGAGAACGTCGCGACCTTCATCAAGGCGCTGGTCCTCAAGCTGCCGGAAGGCGAGAACGTCAACTTCCGCGCCGGTGGCTACATCCAGATCGAGGCCCCCGCGCACAAGCTGTCGTACAAGGAGTTCGACGTCGCCGAGGAATACCGGGGCGACTGGGACAAGTTCAACCTGTGGCAGTACGAGTCGACGGTCACCGAGCCGATCGAACGCGCCTACTCCATGGCGAACTACCCCGAAGAGCGCGGCATCATCATGCTCAACGTCCGCGTGGCCTCGCCGCCCCCGGGCTCGACCGGCATCCCCGCCGGGCAGATGTCCTCGTACATCTTCAACCTCAAGCCCGGTGACAAGGTCACCATCTCCGGCCCGTTCGGCGAGTTCTTCGCCCGCGAGACCAAGAAGGAGATGGTCTTCATCGGCGGCGGCGCGGGCATGGCCCCGATGCGCTCGCACATCTTCGACCAGCTCAAGCGGCTCGAGAACCGCGACCGGAAGATCTCGTTCTGGTACGGCGCACGGTCCAAGCGCGAGATGTTCTTCGTCGAGGACTTCGACCAGCTGGCCAAGGAATTCGACAACTTCGAATGGCACGTCGCCCTCTCGGACGCGCTGCCCGAGGACGAGTGGAAGGGCTACACCGGCTTCATCCACAACGTGCTCTACAACGAGTACCTGAAGAACCACCCGGCGCCCGAGGACTGCGAGTTCTACATGTGCGGCCCGCCCATCATGAACCAGTCGGTGATCAACATGCTGCTGGAACTGGGCGTGGACCGCGAGGACATCATGCTCGACGACTTCGGCGGCTGAGCCGGACGACGGACACGAAAAAAGGGGGGCCTCGGCCCCCCTTCCTGCATCCGGTCGTCCGCCGAGGCTGGTGCGCCTCACCAGGCGTTGTAGCCGAGGTACTTGCCGGACATCTCGATCTTCACCCGGTCGCCCTTCTCGTGCGGCACACGGGTCACCTCCATGTCGAAGTCGATCGCCGACATGATGCCGTCGCCGAACTCCTCGTGGATCAGCGCCTTGATGGTCGGCCCGTAGACGCCGACGATCTCGTAGAGCCGGTAGATGCAGGGATCGGTGGGCACGGTCTGGCTCCAGACCTTGGTCGGGCTCTCGGCCAGCACCTCACCCGCTTCCTCGGGAAGCTCGAGCAGTGCCACCAGCGCGGCGGCCTTGGCGGGGGGCATGGCGTTCATGCCCACGCAGGCGGAATGGGTCCAGACCGGCGACATGCCGATGGCCCCGGCGATGCCCTCCCAGCTGAGGCCGGCGCGCTTCTTGGCGGCGAGGATCAGCGCCGCGACATCGTCCTTGGTCAGATCCTGCGGAATGAGTGCGTCCTTCATGGCAGTTCTCCTTTCGGGGGTGAGGGTCAGCCGCCCAGATGCGCGGCAAGGATCAGGCAGAGCGCGGCGAGGATCGCGGAGGTCGCTTGCCAGAAACGGACGGGATTGCGGGCCGCCAGCGGGCGGCGGTGCGCCGCCTGCCAGCCGGGCGAGGGGCGGCGGAGGCTCGCGAGGAACTCGGACAATGCATCAGGGCGGCGCAGCGGGTCGGGATGCAGCGCGCGCTGCAGCGCCTCGTCCATCCAAAGCGGCACGCCGCTGGTCTCGTCACTGGCCGAGCGGTAGGCGAGCCGCATCTGGTCGCGACGCGAGGCCACTCTGGCCACCTGCGTGCCATAGGGAAGCACACCGGTCAGCATCTCGTAGGCGATCACCGCCAGCGCGAACATGTCCGACCGCCAGCTGACCACGTCGCCCGACAGGTACTCGGGCGCGGTGTACTGGTATGTGCCGGGCATCTCTCCCAGCAGGCCGGGTGTCGCCTCCTCCACCCCGGCCACGGCGACCGAGCCGAAGTCGATGATCCGCACCGTGCCGTCGCCGTCGATCAGCAGGTTCTCGGGGCGGATGTCCTGGTGGATCATCTCGCGGCGGTGGAGGGCGCGCAGCCCGTCCGCCACTTGCGTGACGATGCCGCGCACCTCGTCCAGCGAGGGCTTCGGGTGGTCGGTCATCCACTGGCGCAGGGTGACGCCCTCGACAAACTCGGTGACGCCGTAGAGCGCGCTGCGTGGGCCGGGCAGGGGGGCGGCGCGCAGCACGTGCGGGCTGTCGATCCGCCGCGCCACCCAGTCCTCGAGCAGGAAGCGTCGGCGGGCGTCCGCGCTCTCGGCGATCTCGGAGGCGGGGATCTTCAGCGCCACCTTCGCCCCGTCCGGTGCGGCGGCAAGGAAGACATGGCTGCGCGGCGAGTGGTGCAGCGCGCGCAGGATGCGGAAGCCGTCGATCTCGTCCCCGGGCCTCGGCAGGGGCGGCACCGGCAGGACGGTGGCCTCGGCGCCGAGCGCGGCGCTGCCGGGCTCGGGCAGGGCGTCGACGCGCAGCACCTGCGCTGTCAGGTTGTCGCGGCTGCCGCGCTGGAGGGCAAGGCCGACGAGATGCTCGGCCACGGCGTCGAGATCGGGCGTCCGGTCGAGCGCCGCGCGCAGGTCGCGCCCGGTGATATGGGCGTGCACCCCGTCTGTGGTCAGCAGGAAGACGTCGCCCGACTGCAGCGCCACGCGGCGGTGGTCGAGCCGCAGCTCGGCCGAGACTCCCATCGCGCGCGACAGCATCCCGCCGCTCACGTGGTCCTCGGTCAGCGGCTCGAGGCTGTCGCCGGCAAGGCGCGAGATCCGGCTGTCTCCGACGTGGAAGAGATGCGCCTCGCGCCCCTTCAGCACCATCGCCGAGAGGGTGCAGACGAAGCCGCGGTCGGGATCGCCCGGCGCCACGGCGCGGCTCTGCCCGTGGAGCCAGGCATTGGTCGCCGCGATCACCCGCCCGGCGGCGGTCTGCACGGTCCAGCTCTCGGGCGTGTCGTAATAGTCGGTGACCAGCGCGGCGACGGCCATCTCGGCGGCGGTGCGGGCGTGCGGGCTGGTCGAGATGCCGTCCGCCAGCGCCACCACCGCGCCCTTCAGCGCCAGCTGCGTGCCGCCGGGCAGCAGCGCGCCGTGGAAGTCCTGCATCTGCGGCTTCATGCCCTGCCGGGCATGCTGGCCGAGCGACAGGTGCAGGGTCTGGGGCAGGGCGGTGTCTCTGGGCATCTCGGGCTCCGGTCCGGCGCGGGGTCTGGAAAAGGCACAAACGAAAAGGGGCCCCGCGCGGTGGCGGGGCCCAAGGCGAGGTCAACGCTTATTCGGCCGGCATGCGCACCGCGTCGTCGTTGCGGCCCGCGTTGCGCTTCGGCGATTCACGGAAGTGGGTCGAGTAGATCATGCCGCCGACGAAGGTCAGGCCGCCCACGAGGTTGCCGATCACGGTCGGGATCTCGTTGTAGAGGAAGTAGTCCGCCCAGGTGAACTGCCCGCCCATCATGATGCCCGAGGGGAACAGGAACATGTTGACGATCGAGTGCTCGAAGCCGAGGTAGAAGAACACCAGGATCGGCATCCACATGGCCATGATCTTGCCCGAGACCGAGGTGGACATCATCGCGGCGACGACGCCGGTCGAGACCATCCAGTTGCACATCACGGCGCGCACGAAGAGGGTCAGCATGCCGCCCATGCCGGCCGCGGCGTAGCCGAGGGTCCGGCCTTCACCGATGTGGCCGATCTTCTCGCCGACCGCGTTGGGGGCGGTGGTGAAGCCCATGGTGACGATGATGGTCATGAACACCGCGACGGTCAGCGCGCCGGCGAAGTTGCCGGTGAACACCAGGCCCCAGTTGCGCAGCACGCCGCCCCAGGTGCATCCCGGGCGCTTGGCGATGACCGCCAGCGGCGCGAGGGTGAAGACGCCGGTCAGCAGGTCGAAGCCCATGAGGTAGAGCATGCAGAAGCCGACCGGGAACAGCAGCGCGCCGACCAGCGGGTTGCCGGTGTTGACGGTGATGGTGATCGCGAAGGCCGCGGCCAGCGCGAGGATTGCCCCGGCCATGTAGGCGCGGATGAGCGTGTCCTTGGTGGACATGAAGATCTTGGATTCGCCGG
The window above is part of the Salipiger sp. H15 genome. Proteins encoded here:
- a CDS encoding NADH:ubiquinone reductase (Na(+)-transporting) subunit D, with the protein product MAQQTRKSQLVDPLIDNNPITLQVLGICSALAVTSSLKVALVMAIAVTLVTAFSSMFISMLRNQIPSSIRIIVQMVIIASLVIVVDQLLKAYAYEISKTLSVFVGLIITNCIVMGRAEAFAMSNPPVASFVDGIGNGAGYGLILMVVGVIRELFGSGSLFGVTILPTVNNGGWYVPNGLLLLPPSAFFVIGLLIWAIRTWKPGQVEEREYKIQSVEAH
- the nqrE gene encoding NADH:ubiquinone reductase (Na(+)-transporting) subunit E, which encodes MEGLISLAVKAVFVENLALSFFLGMCTFIAVSKKISTAMGLGVSVMIVQAITVPANNLILTYLLAPGALAWAGFPDIDLTFLGLISYIGVIAALVQILEMVLDKYFPPLYNALGVYLPLITVNCAILGGSLFMVERNYDFAESLTYGVSSGFGWALAITAMAGVREKLKYSDIPVGLQGLGITFITAGLMAMAFMSFSGVKL
- the nqrF gene encoding NADH:ubiquinone reductase (Na(+)-transporting) subunit F; the protein is METFSLGVILFTLIVIALVTIILMARARLVSTGNVNITINGEKTISVPAGGKLLQTLAGQKLFVPSACGGGGTCAQCRVRVHSGGGSILPTEESHITKREAACGDRLSCQVAVKQDMEIEVPEEVFGVKKWECEVISNENVATFIKALVLKLPEGENVNFRAGGYIQIEAPAHKLSYKEFDVAEEYRGDWDKFNLWQYESTVTEPIERAYSMANYPEERGIIMLNVRVASPPPGSTGIPAGQMSSYIFNLKPGDKVTISGPFGEFFARETKKEMVFIGGGAGMAPMRSHIFDQLKRLENRDRKISFWYGARSKREMFFVEDFDQLAKEFDNFEWHVALSDALPEDEWKGYTGFIHNVLYNEYLKNHPAPEDCEFYMCGPPIMNQSVINMLLELGVDREDIMLDDFGG
- the cynS gene encoding cyanase produces the protein MKDALIPQDLTKDDVAALILAAKKRAGLSWEGIAGAIGMSPVWTHSACVGMNAMPPAKAAALVALLELPEEAGEVLAESPTKVWSQTVPTDPCIYRLYEIVGVYGPTIKALIHEEFGDGIMSAIDFDMEVTRVPHEKGDRVKIEMSGKYLGYNAW
- a CDS encoding bifunctional protein-serine/threonine kinase/phosphatase, which encodes MPRDTALPQTLHLSLGQHARQGMKPQMQDFHGALLPGGTQLALKGAVVALADGISTSPHARTAAEMAVAALVTDYYDTPESWTVQTAAGRVIAATNAWLHGQSRAVAPGDPDRGFVCTLSAMVLKGREAHLFHVGDSRISRLAGDSLEPLTEDHVSGGMLSRAMGVSAELRLDHRRVALQSGDVFLLTTDGVHAHITGRDLRAALDRTPDLDAVAEHLVGLALQRGSRDNLTAQVLRVDALPEPGSAALGAEATVLPVPPLPRPGDEIDGFRILRALHHSPRSHVFLAAAPDGAKVALKIPASEIAESADARRRFLLEDWVARRIDSPHVLRAAPLPGPRSALYGVTEFVEGVTLRQWMTDHPKPSLDEVRGIVTQVADGLRALHRREMIHQDIRPENLLIDGDGTVRIIDFGSVAVAGVEEATPGLLGEMPGTYQYTAPEYLSGDVVSWRSDMFALAVIAYEMLTGVLPYGTQVARVASRRDQMRLAYRSASDETSGVPLWMDEALQRALHPDPLRRPDALSEFLASLRRPSPGWQAAHRRPLAARNPVRFWQATSAILAALCLILAAHLGG
- a CDS encoding formate/nitrite transporter family protein; this translates as MSYIAPKEFAAKMVDAGESKIFMSTKDTLIRAYMAGAILALAAAFAITITVNTGNPLVGALLFPVGFCMLYLMGFDLLTGVFTLAPLAVIAKRPGCTWGGVLRNWGLVFTGNFAGALTVAVFMTIIVTMGFTTAPNAVGEKIGHIGEGRTLGYAAAGMGGMLTLFVRAVMCNWMVSTGVVAAMMSTSVSGKIMAMWMPILVFFYLGFEHSIVNMFLFPSGIMMGGQFTWADYFLYNEIPTVIGNLVGGLTFVGGMIYSTHFRESPKRNAGRNDDAVRMPAE